From Anopheles darlingi chromosome 2, idAnoDarlMG_H_01, whole genome shotgun sequence, the proteins below share one genomic window:
- the LOC125949436 gene encoding serine, glycine, tyrosine and glutamine-rich protein-like, whose translation MRVFGVAVACVALIGATVLAEAPLPGGYPGGNGNGGYGGGGGNGHSNGGFGGNGNGGGFGGNGGGAGGVLLQKPVGQQTSEGLMVDPQLLEQVKMVLLQHEQESASQNGGGSNSGPSTSYGPPRGGMERIIGLMLEQPIQSIPLAEYWQGDQQPPSNSYGPPSGSYGVPQ comes from the exons atgCGCGTGTTTGGAGTTGCAGTTGCG TGTGTGGCGTTGATCGGTGCTACGGTGCTCGCGGAAGCACCACTGCCCGGTGGCTATCCCGGTGGAAACGGTAACGGAGgatacggtggcggtggtggcaacggTCACAGCAACGGTGGCTTCGGTGGCAACGGAAACGGTGGTGGATTCGGcggcaatggtggcggtgccggtggcgtaCTGTTACAGAAACCGGTGGGCCAGCAGACGTCCGAAGGTTTGATGGTCGATCCGCAGCTACTGGAGCAGGTcaagatggtgctgctgcagcacgaaCAGGAATCGGCCTCACAGAACGGTGGGGGCTCCAACTCCGGTCCCAGCACCTCGTACGGACCGCCGCGCGGTGGAATGGAGCGCATCATTGGTCTGATGCTGGAGCAGCCGATCCAGAGCATTCCACTAGCCGAGTACTGGCAGGGTGATCAGCAGCCACCGAGCAACAGCTACGGACCACCGAGCGGATCCTACGGTGTACCTCAATAG
- the LOC125949413 gene encoding keratin, type I cytoskeletal 9-like — protein sequence MNSFAVFLAFALAAVAVAEPPSGYNYNRPSSGGHGGSGGYSHGGGGGGGGYSSGGYSSGGGYSSGGGGGGYAVSGGSFSSSGSFSSGGGGGYQAVPAGVQTSEGLNVDPQLLNEIRQILLREESQSSSSSSGGGYPSAPSGSYGAPSGSYGPPSSTYGVPSSGGYSSRVVGIDLEGVKQAIQVAQFLQTSSASIPSGSYGAPSVPSGSYGAPSRPQIPSGSYGAPF from the exons ATGAACAGCTTTGCCGTG TTTTTGGCGTTCGCCTTGgcagccgttgccgttgccgaaCCACCATCCGGATATAACTACAACCGGCCATCCTCGGGCGGTCACGGTGGTAGCGGCGGCTAcagccacggtggtggtggtggcggcggtggttacTCGAGCGGCGGTTACTCAAGCGGTGGCGGCTACTcgagcggcggtggcggcggcggataTGCCGTCAGCGGTGGATCCTTCTCCAGCTCGGGCTCGTtcagcagcggcggtggtggcgggtaCCAGGCCGTTCCGGCCGGAGTCCAAACCTCCGAGGGACTGAACGTCGATCCCCAGCTGTTGAACGAAATCCGTCAGATTCTGTTGCGTGAAGAGAGccaatcgtcgtcatcgtcatccggtGGTGGCTATCCGTCGGCTCCTTCCGGTAGCTACGGTGCCCCATCCGGCTCGTACGGACCACCTTCCTCGACCTATGGCGTCCCATCGTCCGGTGGCTACTCGTCGCGCGTGGTCGGCATCGATCTGGAGGGAGTGAAGCAGGCCATCCAGGTCGCCCAGTTCCTGCAGACCTCGTCCGCCTCGATCCCGTCCGGCTCGTACGGTGCTCCGTCGGTTCCGTCCGGTTCGTACGGTGCTCCGTCCCGTCCCCAGATCCCATCGGGCTCGTACGGTGCTCCCTTCTAA